CCATTACATTTTCAAGCTCTACCCCTGTTTTTCTTTTAAAATACATATAGTGCTTCCAAAGTCTATTTTTGATTTTCTCTAAGCTAGAAGGCTGCCTTAATATCATCATTACTTCGTGTCTTAAGGTTTCAGCTGACTCTTTATCAAATCCTTTTGGAAGCTCGGCTAGCCTTTTTCCTATTTCTCTAGCAGTTTTTTCATCAATTTCCTGACACAAAAACTTGACTATATGCCAGAACTGAAACAAATCATCCTTACTATTTATATCTACTTCCTTTGCCCAAGCAAAAGCATAGAGTCTTCTCTTCCAGTCCCATCTTCTAACTGGACTTTGAAGGTCATTTGCAGGTATAAGGAAAAAGTCTCTGTCAAGTAGCATAGCTCCAAAAACTCCTGGTGGTTTTCCCATGCGGTTGTTTTTGAGTGTAGTTCTATATACTCCACATGATGGACTGCCTTCCATATATACAAAAGCAAAAACATTTGCTCTTTCAAGAGCTTCTATACTGGC
The sequence above is a segment of the Acetoanaerobium noterae genome. Coding sequences within it:
- a CDS encoding DUF523 domain-containing protein, yielding MDTVLKEKINLGISACMYGCKVRYNKKGWNMSELFGRDQTSFIWHPVCPESLSGMGIPRSPIRVIGESGRAVLEGNSKIKNREGKDVTDMLIKGCNASIEALERANVFAFVYMEGSPSCGVYRTTLKNNRMGKPPGVFGAMLLDRDFFLIPANDLQSPVRRWDWKRRLYAFAWAKEVDINSKDDLFQFWHIVKFLCQEIDEKTAREIGKRLAELPKGFDKESAETLRHEVMMILRQPSSLEKIKNRLWKHYMYFKRKTGVELENVMEPTDMRNMNHIADELMLMEKTSFSTEVLFGAAPILYRGR